GCTAGTTTAGGTACTTTCCACATAAGCCCTTGGATGCACGGTTCTGTGTTGGCAGAAGAGATTCACTTATGTTCAGCCTAACCACCCAGCTCCTTGCTTCTGTGGACTCTCCCTTTttatattatagttatttttaaaataaaactctctttCTGCAAATTGATTAGtaccttttatattttcattaaaaaaagttaaaatgcaaaGGAGTGTATGTTTCGGTTAACCAGAGGAAGAATGTACGCGTGGCGCCGCCATTCTGCAGCCGGCGGAGAGCAAGGCGCTGCCCCTGCCTGTTTATGTGTCAGCTTCTGGGACCCAGCTTCGGAATCCGACTCCCCTTAGTCTCCTTCCTGCGTGATTTCCTCATTCTCTCAACGTGAAAAAAGCCaatagtcttttccttttttgccctTCAAGTTTGATGGAGCGTATCGGTATTCAACAGGCAATTGAATATGTTGTTTGTGTTTAGGGAGCCAGAAGAATCCACTTGGGTGAAGACTTGAAGAGTATCCTTTCGGAAGCTCCAGGAAAATGTGTGCCTTATGCCGTTATTGAAGGTATGTTTGTGTAttggtaaaatgaaaaataactgcCTTCTTCCAAAAGTTTGATAAGGATCGTCTTGGCTGATGTTAGGGGCCTTTTGTAGCCTTCGGACAGTGGCCCAGAACTTGGACTTTGGGGTCAGAAAGACCTGGGCtattgctgtgtgatcttggggaaATTACCTGACCTTTCTGAACCTCCATTGCCCGTCTCTAAAATAATTCCAACCTACAGGGTTGTTGTAAAGCTTAAATGTTGTGATCCATGTAAGGTGCTTACATGGTGTCCACAAGACATAAGTTATGGTGTCCACAAGACATAAGTTATGGTGATAACGTTTCcattgttttaattaattaagcTAActcaaattaaaagcaaaatttaaattaCCTTAAAGGAAACATTAGAACAATTcttcagaaataaatttatttctatttaggAGTTGTTCGATCTGTTAAAGAAACACTGAACAGCCAGTTTGTAGACAATTGCAAGGGGGTAATTCAGCGGCTGACACTGCAGGAGCACAAGATGGTGTGGAATCGAACAACGCACCTTTGGTACGTATCCTTTCTCCACTGGGCTAAAACCTTACAGTGGGGCGGTTCCAATGCTGGTGTCCTGGGTGCTCTTTCCCAGTCTGCGGCTTCTCCTGAGGCAGGGCGTAGACCAGCCTCTTAATGCTGATAATATGCTTGTGTGTGGTCTGAGGACCTCTTACGTCAGAATCACCCAGGCATCCCGTTCAACTGCAGCTTCCTGGGCTCCATTCCAGACTTACCAAATCAGAATTTCCAGGATGGGGGGCCCAGAATCTGTTGACATGCACACTCCAGTTTGAGAGCTGCTGATTTCTGGCATGAATTAATGATTTCGGtagttgttaaaataattttgtgccGTTACTTGGAGTCCCTTTTTCCAGCTGATctttgtggggttttgttttggatttttatttcgttttattttttattgtggtgagaacacttaacatgaggtCTACCCTTTTAACAAATTTCTAAGTGCAGTAACACAGTCCTGTTAACTATAGGTACAAAGTTAtccagcagatctctagaatttattcatcttgtataGCTGAAAATTTATCCCCATTGACCAGCAGCTTCCCACTTTCAtctccccccagcctctggcaaccatgattctattctctgtttctctgagtttgactgTTCTGTTgtagatacctcatgtaagtggaatcacgtAATGTTTGTCCTGTCACTGGCTTagttcactcagcataacgtcctccaggttcatccatgtggttgcgtatggcaggatttccttctcttgaaGGCTGGCTAATGTTCTGTTGTGTGTctataccacgttttctttgtccatttatccGTCAgtgggcatttagattgtttccgAGTCTTGGTTATTGGAGTAATGCTGCGGTGAACACaggagtgtagatatctcttcgAAATCCTGTTTCAATTCTtgtggatgtatacccagaagtgggattgctggatcgtatggtagttctatttttaattttttgaggaattggatATTTCTTTTAAGTGGCAAAGGGAAATAAGTGGGAGAAGTGATCTGTGACAGCATTTGTTGCGCACTGATGCTGTCTGAGAACCTAGAAACTGGAGCTTCCCTCTTGTGAGGCACTTGGGTAATAGTGATTTCTCTTGTGTTCTTCCACTTACGTTGGACTTCCTCCTGTCCTCCTGGCATTGAGGAGATCTCCATCACTGCCTGGTGTGAGGTGTTTGCTGTCCTCTGTTTTATCTTGAGTTCTCTTCCTGTTGTAGGAATGACTGTTCAAAGATCATTCACCAGAGGACCAACTCGGTGCCCTTTGAGCTGGTGCCCCACGAGGACGGTGTGGACGTGGCCGTGCGAGTGCTGAAGCCGCTGGACGCGCTGGATCTGGGCCTGGAGACCGTGTATGAGAAGTACCACCCCTTGGTCCAGTCTTTCACTGATGTCATTGGCCATTACATCAGCGGTGAGCGGCCCAAGGGTATCCAGGAGACTGAGGAGATGCTGAAGGTTGGGGCCGCCCTCACAGGCGTCGGCGAGCTGGTCCTGGACAACAACGCCGTGCGCCTGCAGCCCCCCAAGCAGGGCATGCAGTACTACCTGAGCAGCCAGGACTTCGACAGCCTGCTGCAGGGGCAGGAGTCGAGTGCCAGGCTCTGGAAGGTCCTGACGCTGGTGTTTGGCTTTGCCGCATGTGCTGCCCTCTTCTTCATCCTCTGGAAGCAGTATCTGCAGCGGCAGGAGCGGCTGCGCCTGAAGCAGATGGAGGAAGAGTTCCGGGAGCACGAGGCGCAGCTGCTGAGCAGAGCCAAGCCTGAGGACAGGGAGAGTCTCAAGAGCGCCTGCGTCGTGTGTCTGAGCAACTTCAAGGCCTGCGTCTTCCTGGAGTGTGGGCACGTCTGTTCCTGCGCCGAGTGCTACCGCGCCCTGCCGGAGCCCAAGAGGTGCCCCATCTGCAGGCAGCAGATCACCCGCGTGGTCCCCTTGTACAGTAGCTAACGGTCTGCCACCCCTCAGCTAGGATGGaaggcccccccgcccccatccctcTGCAGGGATCTTAATCTCGAGGCCTTTCGAAGAGCAGTGGTGGGGCTGCGTTACCTCCAGGCAGGACTGTGATTGAGGGGGGCGGCAGGGAACCGTCCAATCTCACAGCTCGGACAACAGGATGTTGcctctccagcctgggaggggccgCTTTCCAGCACAGCATGAGAATCAAAGCCCCACCCTGGGGTGGGCGTGGCCACCTGGCATCCCTTCCTGGGAACCAGCTAAGTGTGTGTGACTGAGAACATCTCATTGCTTAAGCGCCAAAGCCAATGATCTTCAGCTCTTCTGTTCCTGTGTCTTCTGGTTCTTTCTGGTGAATTGTTGATTCCTGTGGACTGGAGCCTTGAATGACTCagctggaggggaggcagggttGGGCTCTGAGTGTGGTGTGTGCCTCGCAGAGCTGCCTCTGAGGAGACTGTCATGGTCTCTCTTCCTTTTGCCTATGCCCCAGGAAAACGTTGTCCGGCTCAACATGTCACTCGTACCCCTTTCCCCTCACCTGCTTGCCTCCTAAATGCATACGTATGTATGTCAGGACAAAAACAAGTGGACTCCAGCATCTGCCTTCTATCTGAAAGGGTGGAACTCtggtcagcagaaggaagaatggTCACTTGAAGGGGCAGTTGGAATGGTGGTCATTCAGCGGTCCCCAGCAGCGGTGAAGACTGGGCAGCTTGGCTGCAGCCCTCCTGGTGTCCCCACTGACCTAAAGGGAGGGCCCCTAGGCATGCCTCTGGCCCTGATTTGGAACTCCCGAGGCCTGAGGGCTGAGGGATGGCTCTGCTTTCCCCTGCCTGAGGTGAGCAGAAAGGCCTCACCACCCGAAGGAAGCAATAAGGACCATAAGGACGCTGCTGCCCAGCCTCCTGGCTTTCTCAGCTTCTCACTAAGGAAAAGTAGCCAGCCAGCATCCTGAGCACGGAGTGTTCCaggctccctccccctcctctgaaAGTTAACATCCCATGGGTGTGGTCATGTTGCCCCTTCTCAAGTTactgtcccccctccccccatccccccctCTTGAGTTTGTGAGCAGAAGAGAAGTGGGGGATCCTCTTTCAGCACCTCTGAACAGTCAAAGGTCGTGGACGTAGCTCTTTCTTATTTCCCTTCCCTGGCTTTGACTGTTCATTCCCCGGTCCTCCTTTGTgcgggggaggtgggggtgctCTCAGGGGGCTGACACCAGCTCTATGCAGTGTCCGGCATGGACAGCACCAATTAAACTGGTGGAACCAAGTCTTAGCCTGCTGCTTTGTCACCCGGTGTTCAATGGCTAGGCCGAGGCATCCCCGGGATGGAGTTGACTCCCACCATGACAGAACGAGCTGAGGTCCTTGAGGCCTCTGTGTGTGTCCTCAGAGGGGTGGTTGGGGCTGCCCCAGATGGTGTGCAGCTTGGCGATGCCGAGGTCTGGGGGAGGAGTCTCCGGCCAGCCCAAGAGAGGGCCATCCCGGAGACGTGCCCATAGATCACGCCTGGCCTCACTAAGATGTCGTCTCAGCATCTTTGAAGAAGTCTGTCCTGACGTCCTGACCAGAGGGCCAGGgagagagtggggtgggggtggggtgttgggggcagcagggagggaACTAACATTTAGCTTGGTACTATATGCTCTTCAAACGTTAATTCAAGGTGAGTGGGTTCTCACAAAACCCCTGCAGGCTCTCGTggtatctgcattttacagatgaggatcaGCCCAGAGAGGGAGTTCTCAGGGCTGAGGGCACACTGCTAGCAAATGGTGGCTCTGAATTTCATCTCCAGGCTGTTAGCAAAGCTCCAGATCCTCTTGCTCGCCAGCAGTGGGGCAGACTAATTCCCTCAGTGCTCACAGGAACACCCCCCAAGATGCTTGTTCCCCAAGTTCGCAGAG
The genomic region above belongs to Equus caballus isolate H_3958 breed thoroughbred chromosome 2, TB-T2T, whole genome shotgun sequence and contains:
- the MUL1 gene encoding mitochondrial ubiquitin ligase activator of NFKB 1, which gives rise to MATALSGLPCPPHFRFRRHASSPGDGRRVSGKGVPGGDARWVRSRAEGGGGRGSRGLTSASRPAPGHGAAMEGGGRPSLGQVILLGTSSVVTAILYSVYRQKAQVAQELKGARRIHLGEDLKSILSEAPGKCVPYAVIEGVVRSVKETLNSQFVDNCKGVIQRLTLQEHKMVWNRTTHLWNDCSKIIHQRTNSVPFELVPHEDGVDVAVRVLKPLDALDLGLETVYEKYHPLVQSFTDVIGHYISGERPKGIQETEEMLKVGAALTGVGELVLDNNAVRLQPPKQGMQYYLSSQDFDSLLQGQESSARLWKVLTLVFGFAACAALFFILWKQYLQRQERLRLKQMEEEFREHEAQLLSRAKPEDRESLKSACVVCLSNFKACVFLECGHVCSCAECYRALPEPKRCPICRQQITRVVPLYSS